In Thauera sp. JM12B12, one DNA window encodes the following:
- the rimP gene encoding ribosome maturation factor RimP, whose protein sequence is MRADVEQLIEQVVTGLGYELVDVEFSPKGRLLRVFLDIERGITVDDCATVSNQLQRVFEVENVDYDRLEVSSPGLDRPLKKLADFERFAGEQAQVRLSLPIGNQRNFVGVIEGVREGAVALRTEKGEVLLPFGDIEKARLVPQF, encoded by the coding sequence ATGCGAGCGGATGTCGAGCAGTTGATCGAGCAGGTGGTGACGGGTCTTGGATACGAGCTCGTGGATGTCGAGTTCTCGCCCAAGGGCCGGCTGCTGCGCGTCTTTCTCGACATCGAGCGCGGCATCACGGTCGATGACTGTGCCACCGTGAGCAACCAGCTTCAGCGCGTGTTCGAGGTCGAGAACGTGGACTACGACCGGCTCGAGGTGTCCTCGCCGGGGCTCGACCGCCCGCTGAAGAAGCTGGCCGATTTCGAACGCTTTGCCGGCGAGCAGGCGCAGGTGCGACTGTCGCTGCCGATCGGCAATCAACGCAATTTCGTCGGCGTGATCGAGGGGGTGCGCGAAGGCGCGGTGGCGCTGCGCACCGAGAAGGGCGAGGTGCTGCTGCCCTTCGGCGACATCGAGAAAGCACGCCTGGTACCCCAATTTTGA
- the nusA gene encoding transcription termination factor NusA — MSREILLLVDALAREKNVAKEIVFSALETALASATKKRIHDDADVVVAIDRDTGDYTSKRRWLVMLDEEVTNDEAEMGIIDARELRADVQIGDYMEEELEPIDFGRIGAQAAKQVILQKIRDAEREQVLNDFLDRKEFLVSGSIKRMERGNAIIEVGRMEAVLPRDQQIPRENLRVGDRVKAFLLRIDRGARGPQLVLSRTAPEFLMKLFELEVPEIEDGLLELKACARDPGLRAKIAVKSNDQRIDPIGTCVGLRGSRVTAVRNEIGGEQIDIIVWSSDPAQFVVAALQPAEVVSIVVDEEAHAMDVVVDENNLAIAIGRNGQNVKLASELTGWTINLMSEQESAEKTAQEQQGLRALFMEKLDVDEELADILIEEGFSSLEEVAYVPLAEMLEIEAFDEDTVNELRNRARNVLLTEAIVTEEQLENVSDDLLGLEGMEKSLAAKLAQQGIRTRDDLADLAVDELVEMAGIDEERAKALISVARAHWFEE; from the coding sequence ATGAGCCGCGAGATTCTGCTGCTTGTCGATGCTCTGGCGCGCGAGAAGAACGTCGCCAAGGAGATCGTTTTTTCCGCGCTCGAAACCGCCTTGGCCTCCGCGACCAAGAAGCGCATCCACGACGACGCCGACGTGGTGGTCGCGATCGATCGCGACACCGGTGACTACACCTCGAAGCGGCGCTGGCTGGTGATGCTCGACGAAGAGGTCACCAACGACGAGGCCGAGATGGGCATCATCGACGCCCGCGAGCTGCGCGCCGACGTGCAGATCGGCGACTACATGGAAGAAGAGCTCGAGCCGATCGACTTCGGCCGCATCGGCGCCCAGGCCGCCAAGCAGGTCATCCTGCAGAAGATCCGCGACGCCGAGCGCGAGCAGGTGCTCAACGACTTCCTCGACCGCAAGGAATTCCTCGTCTCCGGTTCGATCAAGCGCATGGAACGCGGCAACGCGATCATCGAGGTCGGCCGCATGGAAGCCGTGCTGCCGCGCGACCAGCAGATCCCGCGCGAGAACCTGCGCGTCGGCGACCGCGTGAAGGCCTTCCTGTTGCGCATCGACCGCGGCGCCCGTGGTCCGCAGCTGGTGCTGTCGCGCACCGCGCCCGAGTTCCTGATGAAGCTGTTCGAGCTCGAGGTCCCCGAGATCGAGGACGGCCTGCTCGAGCTCAAGGCCTGCGCCCGCGACCCCGGATTGCGCGCCAAGATCGCGGTCAAGTCCAACGATCAGCGCATCGACCCGATCGGCACCTGCGTCGGCCTGCGCGGCTCGCGCGTCACCGCGGTGCGCAACGAGATCGGCGGCGAGCAGATCGACATCATCGTATGGTCGTCCGATCCTGCCCAGTTCGTGGTCGCCGCCCTGCAGCCGGCCGAAGTGGTCTCCATCGTGGTCGATGAAGAGGCGCATGCGATGGACGTGGTGGTCGACGAGAACAATCTCGCGATCGCCATCGGCCGCAATGGCCAGAACGTCAAGCTCGCCTCCGAGCTCACCGGGTGGACGATCAACCTGATGAGCGAGCAGGAGTCCGCCGAGAAGACCGCGCAGGAACAGCAGGGCCTGCGTGCCCTGTTCATGGAAAAGCTGGATGTTGACGAGGAACTCGCCGATATCCTGATCGAGGAAGGTTTCTCCTCGCTCGAGGAGGTGGCCTACGTGCCGCTCGCCGAGATGCTGGAGATCGAGGCCTTCGACGAGGACACGGTCAACGAGCTGCGCAACCGCGCACGCAACGTGCTGCTGACCGAGGCCATCGTCACCGAGGAGCAGCTGGAGAACGTCTCCGACGACCTGCTCGGCCTCGAAGGCATGGAAAAGTCGCTGGCCGCCAAACTGGCCCAGCAGGGCATTCGTACCCGCGACGACCTCGCCGACCTCGCGGTCGACGAACTGGTCGAGATGGCCGGGATCGACGAAGAAAGAGCCAAGGCGCTGATTTCCGTTGCGCGCGCCCATTGGTTCGAAGAATGA